The following coding sequences lie in one Thermodesulfobacteriota bacterium genomic window:
- the tatC gene encoding twin-arginine translocase subunit TatC, translating into MNEEVKMTFIEHIEELRKRLLWSILAVVIAFIPTYSFSERLFDILMQPIIRNLPEGSTLIFTRPAEGFTTYLKVSLFAALVLAFPFILYQAWKFVAPALYKHEKQIVIPFIFFGTVFFALGAAFCYFVASPPAFKFLLSEYSSEYVKALPTIGDALSFFMALIFGFGLVFEFPLVVFVLARLGIVDSQMLRSKRRYAILVCAMAAAIITPTTDVLSMMFMLVPLLIFYEVGILVAWAFGKKRKIAATEADTTV; encoded by the coding sequence ATGAATGAAGAAGTAAAAATGACGTTTATCGAGCATATAGAGGAGTTGAGAAAACGGCTCCTCTGGTCCATTCTGGCCGTGGTTATCGCCTTCATTCCTACCTACTCCTTTTCCGAGAGGCTGTTCGATATCCTCATGCAGCCCATAATCAGAAACCTCCCGGAGGGAAGCACACTAATATTCACCAGGCCGGCGGAGGGGTTTACCACTTATCTAAAGGTTTCCCTGTTTGCGGCGCTGGTTTTAGCTTTTCCGTTTATCCTTTATCAAGCCTGGAAATTTGTAGCCCCGGCACTTTACAAGCATGAAAAGCAGATAGTGATACCTTTTATCTTCTTCGGAACTGTATTCTTTGCACTGGGCGCAGCATTTTGTTATTTCGTTGCCTCACCACCGGCTTTCAAGTTTTTACTTTCCGAGTACTCATCGGAGTATGTGAAGGCCCTTCCTACCATAGGCGATGCCCTTTCCTTTTTCATGGCTCTTATATTTGGGTTCGGTCTGGTATTTGAGTTTCCCCTGGTGGTATTCGTGCTCGCCCGGTTGGGAATAGTGGATTCCCAGATGCTTAGGAGCAAGAGAAGATACGCAATACTCGTATGTGCTATGGCAGCAGCAATAATTACCCCCACCACCGACGTACTTTCCATGATGTTCATGCTCGTACCTCTTCTCATATTCTACGAGGTAGGAATACTGGTGGCATGGGCATTCGGAAAGAAGAGGAAGATCGCAGCCACAGAGGCGGATACCACCGTTTGA
- the serA gene encoding phosphoglycerate dehydrogenase, which produces MRVLITDGLSEEGLNLLRSQPELEVVTKKGLSKEEIKEIIKDYDALVVRSGTKVTSDIIEAAGDRLKVIGRAGIGVDNVDVEAATRKGIVVMNTPEANAVTTAEHTIALMLSLARRIPQAHLSLKSGLWEREKFKGREIFGKTLGVIGLGNIGRLVAERAIGLKMKVIAYDPFLTPDAAAKLGVELLPLEELVEKADIITIHTPLTSDTKNLISKETFSRMKKGVIIINCARGGIVNEQDLYEALKVGTVEGAALDVYEKEPPERENPLFTVENNVVLTPHLGASTEEAQTKVSVAIAEQIVDFFVNGVVRNAVNMPSISLELLKILKPYITLSEKLGSFQGQLCRSGVEEIHIEYSGEVFDFNLAPLTVAALKGFLSPIMDIVVSYVNAPIIARERGIRVVESKSSKSEDFTSLISIKVKTSEGERHVAGTIFGREEPRFVRVNGFSLDVIPQGYLLIGENYDKPGVIGSMCTLLGKRGINIARLHLGRESIGGRAIAFINVDSPVPDEVIGEISELPNIISVTQVVL; this is translated from the coding sequence TTGAGGGTATTAATTACTGACGGTCTGTCTGAAGAAGGGTTAAACCTCCTCAGATCCCAACCGGAATTGGAAGTGGTCACCAAAAAGGGGCTATCCAAGGAAGAAATCAAAGAGATTATCAAGGATTACGACGCCCTGGTGGTCAGGAGTGGCACTAAAGTTACTTCTGACATAATCGAAGCCGCCGGGGACAGGTTGAAGGTGATAGGCCGCGCCGGAATCGGTGTCGATAACGTGGATGTAGAGGCGGCCACCAGAAAAGGGATAGTGGTGATGAACACGCCGGAGGCAAACGCCGTAACCACGGCAGAGCATACGATAGCGCTCATGCTTTCCCTCGCCAGAAGAATCCCCCAGGCGCATCTTTCATTAAAATCCGGGCTCTGGGAGAGGGAAAAATTCAAGGGGAGGGAGATTTTTGGGAAAACCCTCGGGGTTATCGGGCTTGGAAATATCGGAAGGCTCGTTGCCGAGAGGGCCATCGGTCTTAAAATGAAGGTCATCGCCTACGATCCATTTCTCACACCGGATGCTGCGGCAAAATTGGGGGTGGAGCTATTGCCATTAGAAGAGCTGGTGGAAAAGGCGGATATCATCACCATTCATACCCCTCTCACCTCCGATACTAAAAACCTCATTTCTAAAGAAACCTTCTCCCGCATGAAAAAAGGGGTAATCATCATTAACTGCGCCCGGGGTGGGATCGTCAACGAGCAGGACTTATATGAAGCATTAAAAGTCGGAACAGTAGAGGGCGCAGCCCTGGATGTCTACGAGAAGGAGCCGCCGGAAAGGGAAAACCCCCTTTTCACCGTCGAAAATAATGTAGTTTTAACCCCGCATCTAGGCGCATCGACGGAAGAAGCACAGACTAAGGTTTCGGTAGCCATTGCCGAGCAGATCGTCGACTTCTTTGTGAACGGAGTGGTGAGAAACGCAGTCAATATGCCCTCGATCAGCCTCGAACTGCTCAAGATATTGAAACCCTACATTACCCTCTCGGAGAAGCTGGGAAGCTTTCAAGGACAACTTTGCCGTAGCGGTGTGGAGGAAATACACATCGAATATAGCGGCGAAGTCTTCGACTTCAACCTTGCCCCGCTCACCGTAGCCGCCCTCAAGGGTTTCCTTTCGCCGATAATGGATATAGTGGTAAGCTACGTAAACGCCCCTATCATCGCTCGAGAAAGAGGAATAAGGGTAGTGGAATCCAAGTCTTCAAAATCAGAGGATTTTACCAGTTTAATTTCGATAAAGGTAAAGACTAGCGAGGGCGAAAGGCACGTTGCCGGAACCATATTTGGCCGCGAAGAGCCACGATTTGTCAGGGTAAACGGGTTCTCCCTCGACGTTATTCCCCAGGGTTATTTGCTCATCGGCGAGAACTACGATAAACCCGGCGTGATAGGCTCGATGTGCACACTTCTCGGAAAAAGAGGAATAAACATAGCCCGTCTCCACCTCGGACGGGAGAGCATTGGGGGTAGAGCTATAGCATTCATCAACGTGGATTCTCCGGTTCCGGATGAGGTTATCGGAGAGATATCGGAGCTTCCTAACATAATATCAGTCACACAGGTTGTGCTTTAA
- a CDS encoding flotillin domain-containing protein, giving the protein MITALIVVVLIVGFIAAALAIRFYVKTPPNMALIRTGLGGRRVVIDGGVLVFPVVQNIKWISLETVKLKVWRVNKDGLITKDRFRVDVGAEFYMKVEPRTEDIETASRSLGDRSLNAESLKLLLEEKLVSALRAVSAEKNLVELHESRIGFAREVKESLKDTLLSNGLTIEDVSIFHLDQTKKDQLDPNNIFDAEGLKQITAQTSQRMKERNEIEKNTEVAIKQKDVEAIKLKLKLDQEREFASSEQMKEVENYRTLKRSEAEQFKFKQEMSVREAEISKDRMIRETEIEKEKFLIHKMQEKERAEIDNELAIEIARLVRDIGIIQKEREKVEEERARLESEAAKKRSIQNVLTVERKAEVEREREIANIHHTKELEIAELRAKAMERLAEAKLREGELEAQVKYKMREAENVLDTKFILKDVIEEFIKNAPAICRELMEPARNIESIRVLNINGPGLGGVAATGGGDGDTVSKVIGAVISTGAILPLLNELMRFYKIDGDEIVKKVIEKVPDLKEVIKIKSAEETHS; this is encoded by the coding sequence ATGATAACCGCGCTTATTGTTGTAGTTTTGATTGTAGGATTTATCGCTGCTGCTCTTGCCATCAGGTTTTACGTCAAGACTCCGCCCAATATGGCCCTTATTCGAACTGGACTCGGGGGGAGGCGTGTTGTTATAGATGGCGGCGTGTTGGTTTTTCCAGTAGTCCAGAATATAAAATGGATTTCACTCGAGACCGTGAAGTTAAAGGTATGGAGAGTGAATAAGGATGGACTAATCACAAAAGATAGGTTTCGAGTGGATGTAGGTGCGGAATTTTACATGAAGGTCGAACCGAGGACGGAGGATATTGAGACCGCATCTAGGAGCTTGGGAGACCGTTCCTTGAATGCGGAAAGTCTCAAGTTGCTCTTGGAAGAGAAGCTGGTTTCGGCTCTTAGAGCGGTTTCTGCGGAGAAGAATCTTGTCGAACTTCACGAGAGCAGAATTGGATTTGCCAGAGAAGTAAAGGAATCTCTTAAAGACACACTCCTTTCGAACGGGCTAACGATCGAAGATGTCTCCATATTTCACCTAGACCAGACAAAGAAAGACCAACTCGACCCCAATAACATATTCGATGCAGAAGGGCTTAAGCAAATCACCGCTCAGACCTCCCAGCGTATGAAAGAGCGCAACGAAATCGAGAAGAACACCGAGGTAGCCATAAAACAGAAGGATGTCGAAGCAATAAAGCTAAAGCTAAAACTGGACCAAGAGAGGGAGTTTGCCTCCTCCGAGCAAATGAAGGAAGTAGAGAACTACAGGACTCTAAAGCGCTCTGAGGCGGAGCAGTTTAAATTCAAGCAGGAGATGTCCGTCAGAGAGGCGGAAATTAGCAAAGATAGGATGATAAGAGAAACGGAGATCGAGAAGGAGAAGTTCTTAATCCACAAAATGCAGGAGAAAGAAAGAGCGGAAATCGATAATGAGCTCGCCATCGAAATTGCCAGGCTTGTCCGAGACATAGGGATTATTCAAAAAGAGAGAGAAAAGGTAGAAGAAGAAAGGGCAAGGCTCGAGTCGGAAGCAGCAAAAAAGCGTTCTATACAGAATGTGCTTACTGTGGAGAGAAAAGCGGAAGTGGAAAGAGAAAGAGAAATTGCCAATATTCACCATACGAAGGAGTTAGAAATAGCTGAACTCAGAGCCAAAGCAATGGAGAGACTTGCTGAAGCCAAGCTTAGAGAGGGGGAACTCGAAGCTCAGGTAAAATACAAGATGAGAGAAGCAGAGAATGTTCTAGATACGAAATTTATACTAAAGGATGTAATTGAGGAATTTATCAAGAATGCGCCGGCAATATGTAGGGAACTCATGGAACCGGCCAGGAACATAGAAAGCATTCGGGTTCTTAATATCAATGGACCGGGCTTGGGGGGCGTGGCTGCTACAGGTGGTGGAGACGGCGATACGGTAAGCAAAGTAATAGGCGCTGTGATTAGCACAGGTGCTATTTTGCCACTTCTTAATGAGTTAATGAGGTTTTACAAAATAGATGGAGATGAAATAGTAAAAAAGGTTATAGAAAAAGTACCCGACCTAAAGGAGGTAATAAAAATAAAGAGCGCCGAAGAAACACATTCGTGA